The Streptomyces sp. NBC_00335 DNA window CGGTCACCGACTCTGAGGTGAACAGCCGCTTGCTCATGCCTGCCCCACCTCGACCGGGAAGAAGTGCGACTCGATGGCGGCGAGGGTGCGGATCTCGTCCACTTCCAGGGCCTCCATCTGGATGGACCGACCGCTCTGCTGCTCCAGCAGGAAGACGAACTCCACGAAGGACAGCGAGTCGATGAGCCGGTTCTCGATGAGGTCCAGGTCGGAGGCGATGTCGTCACGCTCCGTGTGACGGGCGAGGAGCCAGTTCTTCACCTGCTGCAGACCGTCGGACATGGTTGTTCTCCTTGAAGTGCTTTGTATGGATGAGGTGTTGGTTGCGCGGGCGACGCTGAGAGCACCGGCTGGGTCCGGAAGGCCCGGCGTGAGGGGGTAGCCCGCCGAGCCGGCATGGAGCACCGGGGCAGCCACGGCTACCGCGTAGTCCACGTCATGGCTGATGGACACGGTGATCTCGGCGATGCCGGACTCCGCGGCCATCTCGGCCGCGCCCCGGCGGAGCTCGACGAGGGGCCAGCCCCCTTCGGAACGCCGAACGACGATGTCGAGCCAGGGGAGGAATTTGCCCCGGACGCGGAGGGTCTTGAAGGCTGCCTCCTTGGCCGCTATCCGGCCGCACAGACTCAGTACGTCGAGCCCGGAGGCCGTTCCGCAGTCGGCGAGTTCGCCTGGGGTGAGCATCCGCTCGAAGAAGTCCTCGCCGTACTCGGCGAGCAGTCGGCGGACACGGGTGACGGAC harbors:
- a CDS encoding 4'-phosphopantetheinyl transferase superfamily protein; its protein translation is MDIVSVTRVRRLLAEYGEDFFERMLTPGELADCGTASGLDVLSLCGRIAAKEAAFKTLRVRGKFLPWLDIVVRRSEGGWPLVELRRGAAEMAAESGIAEITVSISHDVDYAVAVAAPVLHAGSAGYPLTPGLPDPAGALSVARATNTSSIQSTSRRTTMSDGLQQVKNWLLARHTERDDIASDLDLIENRLIDSLSFVEFVFLLEQQSGRSIQMEALEVDEIRTLAAIESHFFPVEVGQA